One segment of Mycolicibacterium baixiangningiae DNA contains the following:
- a CDS encoding catalase — MTDVSSKPPDAGDNRDVLTDRQGHPIYDNQNQRTVGARGPATLENYHFLEKTSHFDRERIPERVVHARGFVAYGYFESSGTWGDEPIANYTRAKIFDTPGKRTDLAIRLSSVIGGRDSSETARDPRGFAVKFYTEDGNWDLVGNNLGVFFIRDAVKFPDVIHSLKPDPVTFRQEPARIFDFMSQTPESMHMLVNLFSPRGIPANYRTMQGFGVNTYRWVNADGDSVLVKYHWMPKIGVKSLTEADAAAIQAQDLGHASKDIYEAIESGDYPEWELLVQMMSDDEHAELDFDPLDDTKLWPENEFPPKHVGTMVLNRNVSNHFAENEQIAFGTGVLVDGLEFSDDKMLVGRTFSYSDTQRYRVGPNYLQLPVNQAKNAKVSTNQQGGQMQYRVDDNGANPHVNYEPSITGGLREAAYPTHDEVGPVISGRLTRKRIPRTNDYTQAGQRYQLMEQWERDDLVLNLATNISEAVRDVQERMVWHFLMCDDELGIRVGEGLGISPDDVRHLEPLKSQTLSDEEEQRRANLGKNGPRDVEGLTMTHCVPDEHVVVAGT; from the coding sequence ATGACCGACGTTTCATCGAAGCCGCCCGACGCCGGCGACAACCGCGATGTGCTCACCGATCGGCAAGGTCATCCGATCTACGACAACCAGAATCAGCGCACGGTCGGCGCGCGCGGCCCGGCGACCCTGGAGAACTACCACTTCCTCGAGAAGACCAGCCACTTCGATCGTGAGCGGATCCCCGAGCGGGTCGTCCATGCCCGCGGATTCGTCGCCTACGGGTACTTCGAGAGCAGCGGCACATGGGGTGACGAGCCGATCGCGAACTACACGCGCGCCAAGATCTTCGACACCCCCGGCAAGCGGACCGACCTGGCGATCCGGCTGTCGAGTGTGATCGGCGGCCGCGACTCGTCGGAGACCGCCCGCGATCCGCGTGGTTTCGCGGTGAAGTTCTACACCGAGGACGGCAACTGGGACCTCGTCGGCAACAACCTCGGGGTGTTCTTCATCCGCGACGCCGTGAAATTCCCGGACGTGATCCATTCCCTCAAGCCCGATCCGGTGACCTTCCGGCAGGAGCCGGCACGCATCTTCGATTTCATGTCGCAGACGCCGGAGTCGATGCACATGCTGGTCAACCTGTTCTCGCCACGCGGCATCCCGGCGAATTACCGCACGATGCAGGGCTTCGGCGTCAACACCTACCGGTGGGTGAACGCCGACGGCGACTCGGTTCTCGTGAAATACCACTGGATGCCCAAGATCGGGGTCAAGAGCCTCACCGAGGCCGACGCGGCCGCGATCCAGGCCCAGGACCTCGGCCACGCCAGCAAGGACATCTACGAGGCGATCGAATCGGGCGACTACCCGGAGTGGGAGTTGCTCGTGCAGATGATGAGCGACGACGAGCACGCCGAACTCGACTTCGATCCCCTCGACGACACGAAGTTGTGGCCGGAGAACGAGTTCCCGCCCAAGCACGTCGGCACGATGGTGCTCAACCGCAACGTGTCCAACCACTTCGCCGAGAACGAACAGATCGCGTTCGGCACCGGTGTGCTGGTCGACGGGCTGGAGTTCTCCGACGACAAGATGCTCGTCGGGCGCACATTCTCGTACTCCGACACCCAGCGCTACCGCGTCGGGCCGAACTATCTGCAGCTGCCGGTGAACCAGGCCAAGAACGCCAAGGTGTCGACCAATCAGCAGGGCGGCCAGATGCAGTACCGCGTCGACGACAACGGGGCCAACCCGCACGTCAACTACGAGCCGTCGATCACCGGTGGGCTGCGGGAAGCGGCGTACCCGACCCACGACGAGGTGGGTCCGGTGATCAGCGGCCGGTTGACCCGCAAGCGGATTCCGCGCACCAACGACTACACCCAGGCGGGTCAGCGCTATCAGCTGATGGAGCAGTGGGAGCGCGACGATTTGGTGCTCAACCTGGCCACCAACATCTCCGAGGCCGTGCGCGACGTCCAGGAGCGGATGGTCTGGCACTTCCTGATGTGCGACGACGAGCTCGGCATCCGGGTCGGCGAGGGTCTGGGCATCTCGCCAGACGACGTGCGGCATCTGGAACCGCTGAAATCCCAGACGCTGTCCGACGAGGAAGAGCAGCGCCGGGCCAACCTCGGCAAGAACGGCCCGCGCGATGTGGAGGGTCTGACGATGACGCACTGCGTGCCCGACGAGCACGTGGTGGTTGCGGGCACCTGA
- a CDS encoding oxidoreductase, with protein sequence MQTFPLGPHTVGRVGFGAMQLTGPGVFGPPRDHDQAIAVLRRAVELGINHIDTAQIYGPNVANELIREALHPYPADLALVSKVGGTRGDNGEWLPAQEPDDLRRQIEENLETLHTDRLAAVNLRLFARDGGDAPAVVEDRDLFDRQLTAMIRARDEGLIDGIGLSNTSLEHLRIALDRTEIVCVQNAYNLVDRTSQPVLDACTEQGIAFVPFFPLGSAFTADNPVLGNPVVTKAATDLGYTPAQIALAWTLTVAPNVLLIPGTSSVAHLEENTAVRDIELPAEFLTA encoded by the coding sequence ATGCAGACCTTCCCCCTCGGACCCCACACCGTCGGCCGCGTCGGCTTCGGTGCGATGCAGCTGACCGGCCCCGGCGTCTTCGGCCCACCCCGCGACCATGATCAGGCGATCGCGGTGCTGCGCCGCGCGGTCGAACTCGGTATCAATCACATCGACACCGCACAGATCTACGGACCGAACGTCGCCAACGAGCTGATCCGCGAGGCACTGCACCCCTATCCGGCCGACCTCGCGCTGGTCTCCAAGGTCGGCGGGACGCGGGGCGACAACGGTGAGTGGCTGCCGGCGCAGGAGCCCGACGACCTCCGTCGGCAGATCGAGGAGAACCTCGAGACGCTCCACACGGACCGGCTGGCCGCGGTCAACCTGCGGTTGTTCGCACGCGACGGCGGCGACGCTCCTGCCGTCGTCGAGGACCGCGACCTGTTCGACCGTCAGCTCACTGCGATGATCAGGGCCCGCGACGAGGGTCTGATCGACGGCATCGGACTGTCCAACACGTCGCTGGAACATCTGCGGATTGCGCTGGATCGCACCGAGATCGTCTGCGTGCAGAATGCCTACAACCTCGTCGACCGCACCTCACAACCCGTCCTCGACGCCTGCACCGAACAGGGCATCGCGTTCGTGCCGTTCTTCCCGCTGGGATCCGCGTTCACCGCCGACAACCCCGTGCTCGGCAACCCCGTCGTCACGAAGGCCGCAACGGATCTCGGCTATACACCCGCGCAGATCGCGCTGGCCTGGACGCTGACCGTGGCGCCGAATGTGTTGTTGATCCCCGGCACGTCGTCGGTCGCGCACCTCGAGGAGAACACCGCTGTGCGCGATATCGAACTACCGGCCGAGTTCCTCACCGCCTGA
- a CDS encoding class I SAM-dependent methyltransferase codes for MDHMATQIADIDRMPRGGPRASCLDRLLETDRQEYLDRDDVDERVKRSVVRALERTGDFFGNHDKFAEIALAEIADVPDPKVLELGAGHGGLSRRLLDAHPTAEVTVTDLDEASVAAMAESELGADPRARVKVMDATAIDADDGAFDLAVFALSFHHLPPAAAARAIAEGTRVADKLLIVDLPRPPAPLHVLRLLTMLPLAPFVPFVHDGVISSLRCYSPAALRALAAHAGPGIEIELRGGVLSEQILIAHRR; via the coding sequence ATGGACCACATGGCAACGCAGATCGCCGACATCGACCGGATGCCCCGCGGTGGTCCGCGCGCATCGTGTCTGGACCGGCTCCTGGAAACCGACCGCCAGGAGTACCTGGATCGCGACGACGTCGACGAGCGCGTGAAGCGCAGCGTCGTGCGCGCGCTGGAGCGCACCGGTGACTTCTTCGGCAACCACGACAAATTCGCCGAGATCGCGCTGGCGGAGATCGCCGACGTACCCGATCCGAAGGTGCTCGAACTGGGCGCAGGCCACGGCGGCCTGTCCCGCCGGCTGCTCGACGCACACCCCACCGCCGAGGTGACCGTCACCGATCTCGACGAAGCGTCGGTGGCCGCGATGGCCGAAAGTGAACTCGGCGCCGATCCGCGGGCGCGGGTGAAGGTCATGGACGCGACCGCGATCGACGCCGACGACGGCGCGTTCGACCTCGCGGTGTTCGCGCTGTCGTTTCACCACCTGCCGCCGGCCGCGGCCGCCCGGGCGATCGCCGAGGGCACCCGGGTCGCCGACAAACTGTTGATCGTCGACCTGCCGCGGCCGCCCGCGCCGCTGCACGTGCTGCGGCTGCTGACCATGCTGCCGCTCGCACCGTTCGTGCCGTTCGTGCACGACGGGGTGATCAGCTCGCTGCGCTGCTACAGCCCGGCCGCGCTGCGTGCGCTGGCCGCACACGCCGGCCCCGGCATCGAGATCGAGCTGCGCGGCGGGGTGCTCAGCGAGCAGATCCTGATCGCTCATCGGCGCTGA
- the glpK gene encoding glycerol kinase GlpK — protein sequence MAEFVAAIDQGTTSTRCMIFDHDGAEVGRHQLEHEQILPRAGWVEHNPVEIWERTASVIMSALNRTNLSATDLCAFGITNQRETALVWNRRTGRPYYNAIVWQDTRTDRIATALDRDGHGDVIRRKAGLPPATYFSAGKVQWILDNVDGVREAAEKGDAIFGTADSWVLWNLTGGPRGGVHVTDVTNASRTMLMDLETLDWDDELLSFFGIPRQMLPEIKPSSCPDCHGVTREDGPLGGEVPITGILGDQQAAMVGQVCLSAGEAKNTYGTGNFLLLNTGEKIVRSDNGLLTTVCYQFGDAKPVYALEGSIAVTGSAVQWLRDQLGIISGASQSEALARQVEDNGGVYFVPAFSGLFAPYWRSDARGAIVGLSRYNTNAHVARATLEAICYQSRDVVDAMEADSGVHLEVLKVDGGITANDLCMQIQADVLGVDVVKPVVAETTALGAAYAAGLAVGFWDGADDLRRNWQEDKRWTPDWTDEQRADGYAGWQKAVQRTLDWVDVE from the coding sequence GTGGCCGAGTTCGTCGCCGCCATCGACCAGGGCACCACCAGCACCCGGTGCATGATCTTCGACCACGACGGCGCCGAGGTCGGCCGCCACCAGCTCGAACACGAGCAGATCCTTCCGCGGGCGGGCTGGGTGGAGCACAACCCGGTGGAGATCTGGGAGCGCACCGCGTCGGTGATCATGTCGGCGCTCAACCGGACCAACCTGTCGGCGACGGATCTGTGCGCCTTTGGGATCACCAACCAGCGGGAGACCGCGCTGGTGTGGAACCGTCGCACGGGGCGGCCGTACTACAACGCGATCGTGTGGCAGGACACCCGTACCGACCGGATCGCCACCGCGCTCGACCGCGACGGGCACGGCGACGTGATCCGCCGCAAGGCCGGGCTGCCGCCCGCGACGTACTTCTCCGCGGGCAAGGTGCAGTGGATCCTCGACAACGTCGACGGGGTGCGGGAGGCTGCCGAGAAGGGTGACGCGATTTTCGGCACCGCTGACAGCTGGGTGCTGTGGAATCTGACCGGCGGGCCGCGCGGCGGCGTGCACGTCACCGACGTGACCAATGCCAGCCGCACCATGCTGATGGACCTCGAGACGCTGGACTGGGACGACGAGCTGTTGTCGTTCTTCGGGATTCCGCGCCAGATGCTGCCCGAGATCAAACCCTCGTCGTGTCCGGACTGTCACGGTGTCACCCGCGAGGACGGACCGCTCGGCGGTGAGGTGCCCATCACCGGCATCCTGGGCGATCAGCAGGCCGCGATGGTCGGGCAGGTGTGCCTGTCGGCGGGGGAGGCCAAGAACACCTACGGCACAGGCAATTTCCTGCTGCTCAACACCGGCGAGAAGATCGTCCGCTCGGACAACGGGCTGCTGACGACGGTCTGCTACCAGTTCGGAGACGCGAAACCCGTTTACGCCCTTGAGGGTTCGATCGCGGTGACCGGGTCGGCGGTGCAGTGGCTGCGCGATCAGCTGGGCATCATCAGCGGTGCGTCGCAGAGCGAGGCGCTGGCCCGGCAGGTCGAGGACAACGGCGGCGTGTACTTCGTGCCCGCGTTCTCCGGACTGTTCGCCCCGTACTGGCGCTCGGACGCCCGCGGCGCGATCGTCGGGCTGTCCCGCTACAACACGAACGCCCATGTGGCCCGCGCGACGCTGGAGGCGATCTGCTACCAGAGCCGCGACGTCGTCGACGCCATGGAGGCCGACTCCGGCGTTCACCTCGAGGTGCTCAAGGTCGACGGCGGCATCACCGCCAACGACCTGTGCATGCAGATCCAGGCCGACGTGCTCGGCGTCGACGTCGTCAAACCGGTGGTGGCCGAAACCACCGCGCTCGGTGCGGCATACGCGGCGGGGTTGGCGGTCGGCTTCTGGGACGGCGCCGACGATCTGCGCCGAAACTGGCAGGAGGACAAGCGCTGGACGCCGGACTGGACCGACGAACAGCGCGCCGACGGCTACGCCGGCTGGCAGAAAGCCGTGCAGCGCACGCTCGACTGGGTGGACGTCGAGTGA
- a CDS encoding MFS transporter: protein MTIADPPIAPGSDAAEPDARRVRTALLSSLVGTTIEWYDFFLYATAASLVFNHAFFPDQSSFVGTMLSFATFAVGFVVRPIGGFVFGHIGDRIGRKRTLALTMFLMGGATALMGVLPTAAQIGVLAPILLLLLRMAQGFALGGEWAGAVLLAVEHSPANRRGFSGSVPQIGLALGLALGTGVFALLQVALPEEAFLTYGWRIAFLVSVVLVIFGVVVRLKAAETPAFEKVRADDQRSAVPVKEIFRPPMLKTTVLGMLSRWGEGAAFNTWGVFAISYATATLHFEKVPVLIVVTVSALLMAVLLPVSGMLVDRFGAKVVYGSGIAAYAAAVFPVFALFNTGSMVAYTIGMVLVFGVIHAWFYGAQGTLYASLFPTRIRYTGLSTVYQLSGVYASGLTPLILTALIAVGGGTPWLACGYLVATAVISVVATLLLRPRPLAEL, encoded by the coding sequence GTGACCATCGCCGACCCACCGATCGCCCCGGGATCTGACGCCGCCGAGCCCGACGCACGACGGGTGCGTACCGCCCTGCTGTCCAGCCTGGTCGGGACGACGATCGAGTGGTACGACTTCTTCCTCTACGCGACCGCCGCGAGCCTGGTGTTCAACCACGCGTTCTTCCCGGATCAGAGTTCGTTCGTCGGGACCATGCTGTCGTTCGCGACGTTCGCGGTCGGCTTCGTGGTGCGGCCTATCGGTGGGTTCGTGTTCGGGCACATCGGGGACCGCATCGGCCGCAAACGCACCCTGGCGCTGACGATGTTCCTGATGGGCGGGGCGACCGCGCTGATGGGTGTCTTGCCGACGGCCGCGCAGATCGGCGTACTGGCGCCGATCCTGCTGTTACTGCTGCGCATGGCGCAGGGGTTCGCGCTCGGCGGCGAATGGGCCGGCGCGGTGCTGCTGGCCGTCGAGCACAGCCCGGCCAACCGGCGCGGCTTCTCCGGCAGCGTCCCGCAGATCGGTCTCGCGCTGGGTCTGGCGCTGGGCACCGGGGTGTTCGCGCTGCTGCAGGTGGCGCTGCCCGAGGAGGCGTTCCTGACCTACGGCTGGCGGATCGCGTTCCTGGTGAGCGTCGTGCTGGTGATCTTCGGGGTGGTGGTGCGCCTCAAGGCCGCCGAGACCCCGGCCTTCGAAAAGGTCCGCGCCGACGACCAGCGTTCCGCGGTCCCGGTCAAGGAGATCTTCCGCCCGCCGATGCTGAAGACGACCGTGCTGGGCATGCTGTCGCGCTGGGGTGAGGGTGCCGCCTTCAACACCTGGGGCGTGTTCGCCATCTCGTACGCGACGGCGACGCTGCATTTCGAGAAGGTGCCGGTGCTGATCGTGGTGACGGTGTCGGCGCTGCTGATGGCCGTCCTGCTGCCGGTCTCCGGAATGCTCGTCGACCGGTTCGGCGCCAAGGTGGTCTACGGGTCGGGCATCGCCGCCTACGCGGCCGCGGTATTCCCGGTCTTCGCGCTGTTCAACACCGGCAGCATGGTGGCGTACACGATTGGCATGGTGCTGGTCTTCGGCGTCATCCACGCCTGGTTCTACGGCGCGCAGGGCACGCTGTACGCGTCGCTGTTCCCGACCCGGATCCGCTACACGGGGCTCTCGACCGTCTATCAGCTCTCCGGCGTCTACGCCTCCGGTCTGACCCCGCTGATCCTCACGGCGCTCATCGCCGTCGGGGGCGGCACCCCGTGGCTGGCCTGCGGCTATCTGGTGGCGACCGCGGTCATCAGCGTGGTGGCGACACTGCTGCTGCGACCGCGGCCGCTCGCCGAACTCTGA